Proteins co-encoded in one Microbacterium hydrocarbonoxydans genomic window:
- the tsf gene encoding translation elongation factor Ts: MANFTIADLKALREQLGTGMVDTKKALEEADGDVEKATEILRLKGAKGNAKRADRSTSEGLIVAREQDGAVTLIELACETDFVAKNERFIALADKVADAVAAVKADSVEAALAAQAGDKSVEQVISEEAAIIGEKVELRRARTISGDKVEVYLHRTSKDLPPQIGVVVAYSGDDAETARSIAQHISFANPSYLSREDVPADAVEKEREIVTEISRNEGKPEAALPKIVEGRVSAFIKQVALLEQDYAKDNKLSVAQVAKDAGITVTDFARFKVGA, encoded by the coding sequence ATGGCCAACTTCACCATCGCCGACCTCAAGGCGCTGCGTGAGCAGCTCGGCACGGGAATGGTCGACACCAAGAAGGCGCTCGAGGAGGCTGACGGAGACGTCGAGAAGGCCACCGAGATCCTGCGTCTCAAGGGTGCCAAGGGCAACGCGAAGCGCGCTGACCGTTCCACCAGCGAGGGCCTCATCGTCGCTCGCGAGCAGGACGGCGCTGTGACGCTGATCGAGCTCGCATGCGAGACGGACTTCGTCGCGAAGAACGAGCGCTTCATCGCGCTGGCCGACAAGGTCGCAGACGCCGTGGCAGCCGTCAAGGCAGACTCGGTCGAGGCTGCTCTCGCCGCCCAGGCGGGCGACAAGAGCGTCGAGCAGGTCATCTCCGAAGAGGCCGCGATCATCGGCGAGAAGGTCGAACTGCGCCGTGCGCGCACGATCTCCGGCGACAAGGTCGAGGTCTACCTGCACCGCACGAGCAAGGATCTGCCTCCGCAGATCGGCGTCGTCGTCGCCTACTCGGGTGACGATGCCGAGACCGCTCGCAGCATCGCGCAGCACATCTCGTTCGCGAACCCGTCGTACCTGTCCCGTGAGGACGTCCCGGCTGACGCCGTGGAGAAGGAGCGCGAGATCGTGACCGAGATCTCCCGCAACGAGGGCAAGCCGGAAGCGGCGCTGCCCAAGATCGTCGAGGGCCGTGTCTCCGCGTTCATCAAGCAGGTCGCTCTGCTCGAGCAGGACTACGCGAAGGACAACAAGCTCTCTGTCGCCCAGGTGGCGAAGGACGCCGGTATCACCGTGACGGACTTCGCGCGCTTCAAGGTCGGCGCGTAA
- the pyrH gene encoding UMP kinase, giving the protein MTDRTGRRRVLLKLSGEAFGAGQLGVNPDVVSQIARDIAAAVDRVEIAIVVGGGNFFRGAELSQRGMDRGRADYMGMLGTVMNALALQDFLEQAGAPTRVQSAISMTQVAEPYIPLRAERHMEKGRVVIFGAGAGLPYFSTDTVAAQRALEIGAQEVLVAKNGVDAIYTADPNKHADAERIERVTYRDALQQGLKVVDSTAFSLCMDNNMDMRVFGMEPAGNVTRALLGEPIGTLVTA; this is encoded by the coding sequence ATGACCGACCGCACAGGACGCCGCCGCGTTCTTCTCAAGCTCTCCGGCGAGGCGTTCGGCGCCGGCCAGCTCGGCGTCAACCCCGACGTCGTCAGTCAGATCGCGCGTGACATCGCGGCCGCGGTCGATCGCGTCGAGATCGCCATCGTCGTCGGTGGCGGCAACTTCTTCCGTGGCGCCGAGCTCAGTCAGCGCGGCATGGACCGCGGACGCGCCGACTACATGGGCATGCTCGGTACCGTGATGAACGCGTTGGCGCTGCAGGACTTCCTCGAACAGGCCGGCGCACCCACGCGCGTCCAGTCCGCCATCTCGATGACCCAGGTCGCGGAGCCGTACATCCCGCTGCGTGCCGAGCGCCACATGGAGAAGGGCCGGGTGGTCATCTTCGGCGCAGGCGCAGGCCTCCCATACTTCTCCACCGACACCGTCGCCGCTCAGCGTGCGCTCGAGATCGGTGCACAGGAGGTTCTCGTGGCCAAGAACGGCGTCGACGCGATCTACACGGCCGACCCGAACAAGCATGCGGATGCTGAGCGCATCGAACGCGTCACCTACCGGGATGCTCTCCAACAGGGTCTCAAGGTCGTCGATTCGACCGCGTTCAGCCTGTGCATGGACAACAACATGGATATGCGCGTGTTCGGCATGGAACCCGCCGGCAATGTCACCCGGGCACTTCTCGGCGAGCCCATCGGAACTCTCGTCACCGCCTGA